The stretch of DNA TTAATTGCTATGATGATTCCTGGACTTGACCCAACAGAAATCCCGACAACGACAGGATGCAAAGACTTGCGGTCTGTCCAAGTCATTGCACACACAAGGATAGGACCTGGTCTGGAGTCTCTGGACCTCCAAGTCAATGCACACACAAGGATAGGACCTGGTCTGGAGTCTCTGGACCATACAATTGCccagccatcttgatgctcagCATAGAGTTCGCATACATAAATCTTTTGTCCTTCCTCAAACTCTGAGGCATAGAAGGCAAGTGTTCCACTGAGTTCAGTTCAGACAGCTCTTCCAAATCATGCTGCTGCATAGATTAGGTGTGCATCAGCTATGGATCAGCATAGTGGTTGTAGCAACACTCTCTGTCGTAGCCATAGGAGCACTGCCGCCGCCTAGGCCTAGCAGCAGCTGCCAGAGAAAATGTGGCGGAGTCGACATCCCTTACCCGTTCGGCATCGGGCCAGACGACTCGCCCGACCACTGCTCCTTGCCCGGCTTCAACCTGAGCTGCAAGGACGACGGCCATGGAGTCCTCAGGCCATTTTACATAGATGTGGAGATTCAGAACATCTTGCTGCAGCAAGGTCAGGCCAGGATGAGGATGGACATGTCGACTTACTGCTACAACACGTCCGCTAAGGAAATGGAGGGCCATACATGGATTCTGAACCTGGCAGGTACGCCCTACAGATTCTCTGACACAGGCAACATGTTCACAGTTGTGGGGTGCCGAACGCTGGCGTACATCGGAGACGAGGACAACGTTGGCAGATACATGAGTGGCTGTGTGTCCATGTGCCGGCAAGCAGCCGACGTGAGCTCCCTCTCCAATGGCTCCTGCTCCGGGATTGGCTGCTGCACAACAGCCATCCCCAAGGACCTGCAGTACTACAAGGTCTGGTTTGATCCAGGCTTCAACACGTCGGAGATCTACAACACCAGCCGCTGCAGCTATGCAGCGCTGATTGAGGAATCCAGCTTCACATTCTCTACAAGCTATGCTACATCGGCGGCGTTCTTTGATGCGTACGGTGGGCAGCCGCCATTGCTGGTGGACTGGGCTATCGGGAACGAGACATGCAAGGTAGCCAAGCAAAAGCCTGGCGGGTTGTACGCCTGTGTCGATGACCGCAGCGAGTGCTTCGACTCAGCCAACGGGCCAGGCTACATCTGCAACTGCTCCAAAGGGTTCCAGGGGAATCCGTACCTTGTCGATGGATGCAAAGGTAACAAATCTGTGTATACATCTACCTGTTACAGTTATCATTTTCACTTGATTAATTACTCCTCTGATCCCAAATATATAAGTAAGAACAACTTACAACTTGGAACTGAGAGAATATATATCTGGTCTTTGTGGAGACTTCAGATGCACACTAGTCAGTGCAATAGGCTTATCACCAGTCCTAACTATAGCAACGATTGATGGGCAATATAGTCATTATACAACACACTTTAGTTATTACTGAATAAGTCCAAAAGGACTTATATTAATTTGCGAGATCGAAGGGATTAGTTAGTGATCAGTGAGATGGAAGAGATTCCTATTACAAGCTGATACCCAATTATGGGATGCATGTTAATGAaactagtagtagtaggattttACTAGAAAAAATTATCAAAACTAAGTCTGTTGCAAGATCTAGTGACCTGAAACTGGAGTTTCTGAATTCATGAAATGTTTTTATGTCCTAGAAATAATATATTTCTACCATAATGTAATTTTTTACTCAACTCTTTATATGCCACTTCTAAGTTCTAACATTACAGATGTTGATGAATGTAATGACGATCCGGCAAAGTACCCTTGCTCTGTGAATGGAATTTGCAAGAATACTCCAGGTGGATATGAGTGCATTTGCCCTCCACATTACCCCAAAGGCAATGCTTACAATGGCACATGTGAGAAAGACCAAACGATTCCCCCTAAAGTCACAATACCAATAGGTACTACCCATATCTTTTTCGATTCATTTATAGTTTTGAGAGCATGATTGAAAAAGAAATCTATACTCATGGTGTCCACTTCGAGCAGCAATTGAATGACAGAGCCGCATATAATTTAGTCAAAgtgcatgccaattgttgtctcAGTCAATTGTTCCAACCATGGAGTATTTTCAAAACAATTTTGGCATCCTACTACCGACTTACAAGTCATATACATGTCTGATTTGCAGGAATTTTTGCTTTAGTTTTGGTTGGCCTACTACTTTTCCTTGGTAAAGAATGGATCAAGCACAAACGACGAATAGTAAGGCAAGAGTACTTAAGCAAAATGAATGAATGTTTTCAGCAGAACGGAGGCCAACTgctcatggatatgatgaaagtAGAGAGCAACATTTCATTTCAGTTGTATGGCCGAGAAGCAATTGAGTTGGCCACCAATAACTTTCACAACAGCTCAATCATTGGAGAAGGTGGTCAGGGAACTGTTTATATAGGGCAAAATCTTGATGAAAAAAATAATCCTGTTGCAATCAAGATCTGCAAGGGATATGATGAGAGTAGGAGAATGGAATTTGGTAAGGAGCTGCTTATACTCTCTCGAGTAAAACATGGAAACATTGTCCAGCTTCTAGGTTGCAGCTTGCAGTTTGAAGCTCCAGTTCTGGTGTACGAATACGTACCGAATCAAACCTTGCACTACCTAATTCACAGCCAAGATGATGCATCCATCAGAACTCTGGAGATCCGTCTAAAAATTGCCAATGAGATAGCGTCAGCACTTGCATACCTGCATTCACTTAATCACCCGGTCTTCCATGGAGATGTTAAGTCTGTCAACATCCTGCTAAGCGATGACCTCTCAGCAAAAGTTTCTGATTTTGGATGCTCAATGATTAGGTCAGGAAATGAGACCGCCCAAGTAGTGAAGGGCACAATGGGCTACTTAGATCCAGAGTATCTGATGAATTTTGAGCTTACTGATAAGAGTGATGTTTACAGCTTCGGCGTTGTTCTTCTGGAGCTCCTAACACGTAGGACGGCACTGTCCAAAACAAAGGAGAGCCTTGTATCTATATTCAAGGAAGCTGTGAAGGAGGACAAGCTTTGGGATGATCTCATAGACAGGGAGATAGCCAACCAAGAAAACATGGATGTAGTGCTTCAGGTGGCTGCGGTGGCAAGCCAATGCTTGGTCATTACTGGTGAACACAGGCCAACGATGAGCCAGATTGCAGAGGAGCTCCACCAATTGGCTGGTCCAATCCCACACAACTCTCGAGCATTTCACGGTGTTATTAGCACACACATGTTGCGGGGACGGTCGTCAAACAATACGTCGAATTACAATACTAGTGAAGAAACCACAGACTACTACAATCTTCAGAAGAAAGCCTCAATGAGCATAGAGTTTGcaagatgatttttttttaaaaaaaaaaacatccatGCATGGATATTTATTGCCGCATTGCAAACATAGTAATTGACTTGTACTATATTCTGAAGATGTATTCTGCAGATATGATGATAAAGATATCATAACTGAGTTTAATTTGTTGAAATGTGTTATGGTGATTGTTTTTTTCCCTTGTGAGTTTTGTTTGACAAACACATAGAGATGCACAAGTGTGGTGAAAAATATAATGAAATTTCTATGAGTTCCATTAGTATTTCACCGTTGCTgcatgtcttttttttttctgtgagTTCCATTAGTATTTCTGTGAGTTCCATTAGTATCAGCCCTTCGTACACTCTTGAAATCTTCATGATCACTCCTTCACTCTGATCACCAAGGAGTGCATATACAGTTCCATTATTTGTCACTTCCCACCGCTTCCATAATAAGGTCACTGTCTTAATGCAGACTTCTTTCTTCAGGTTCAGCAGCTGTCTCACCCCTTCCTGTTCCTGGGCTGATGTTGCTGATAGCTGATAGCAGCTGTTGTTGGACTGGCTCCAGTGGTAAGGGCCTCTTTGGATTCAATGGCTAATTGTTGGCTAGGTAAAATTAGCCCAAATAAGCTCTAGTGCACCCAAATAGAAGAGCTATTAGGTGCCAATTAGATAGGCAACTATAGTTTATTTGGACTAATTTGTTTGTCCATCTAGTAACTAGTCATGTGTATCTAAACAAACATGTGGTAAGTCACGCTGACTGCGTCTAGTTTCTTTGCATTTGAGGAAGCAAAAGCACACTACGCacgtcatattttatttactacttTTGGATAGTGTCACAAGGTATTTTTAAGTTTTCTCCAAATATACCGGGGAAAGACAGGCCTGGCCCACGGCTCTTGTAGTTGTAGGGCCGAACTTGGACGTTAACATGAATCTTAATAAATTCATCAACCCAAAATAGTTTTTGAAGAAAAAGTTTATATTACATCCCTCATTTTCGTTTTTCCTTCCCAAACTCTAAAATATGGTAAAACACCTCCCTCGACTTTTAAAACTATTCATCTTACCTCCCTGACCATATTATAAGCAGTTTTGAAGGTGGTTTTGTcattttttcttatttatttatttattttggttgaatctttaaaaaatcatagtaaatcatcgaaaaaatataaaataggaactctaattttgttggactccacgtGAGTAGAaacagtgaacatataatatgatatgctttattacaaagttttagatctatgcttttaCGTAATTAATTACAATAATTCGTAGTTGTGGCttttatggtccaattgtgatgaaatttttatggtgagctAATTATTATATGATTGAATTgtatttcatactcattagatcatatatatatagcttagttatttattttaacaagtataaacctaaataaaaaagaaaaagacaaaattaTCTTCAAAACCGCTTATAACATGGTtagaaaggtaaaatgaatgattttaaaagttaaGTGAGCTGTTTTGCTCAGTTTTGAAATTTAAAGAAAAAAACAGATTTCACAAAAAATAAGAGAGATAATATAGCCTTTTTCCTTTCAAATTAGAGTACTTTTGAACTGGCACATGATCCGGTCCAAAACCAGCCCGACCCCGCCAGCGAACGTTGCTAGATGCCCTGAAAAGTTCCGTGCTTTTTATAGGCCTACTCTAGCCCACAAGAtgctatttttatttatttatttattttattacgaAAACCAGCCCGACCCTGCCAGCGAACGTTGCTACCTGTATCCACGACGCGAGCACATGTGGATGTTTTCCGCCGGAAGCAAGCACTGGGACAATGCAGGCTGTCATGGTAGCTGTCCACTGTCCTCTGTCCACATGGATCCGACGTGGCAGTTTATTTTTCTCCATTTCTGGAACGTTCCAAAGAAAATTTTGTCTGTTTTCAAAATTTGGTACGAGCCtattcgcttgtcttataagtcgTACTTTTTTCTACTaactaataatatttttctcttataataaaacAGCGAATACTATTTTTAGCTATAATTTTTCAGACTAGCGAACAGGCTCGAAATCGAAATGAAGCAAAGGGCACCATCTGATCGAgcaaaagctggtcggcaggaAATTAAGAAAAAGTTTGAGCAATGcctatcttctccctcttccTTTGTGTCTAATTGTCAAAGGGCTGAAGAAAATATTTGAGCACGCTATCCCAGCAAGTCAATGAGGTATTTTTTTCAGTTTACAAAAGAAGCACTTTTGCCGTTCATTTAATTTAAGAGAACGCTATGAATCATTTCATAGTGAGAGTTTTCTCTGCAAATTTATCTGTTAATTATAATCCAACAATGACAAAGAAAAATCTGATGCTACATCCCTCTTTGTTGTTTGAATCTAGGGGCCTGTTTGGTTGCGGGCGGTAAAGTTTAccgttcgtcacatcgaatgtttagacacatgcatgaagtagtcagtgtaaactatttataaaactaaaatgtggttagagagtaatttgcaagacaaattttttgagtctacttagtccatgattggacaataattaccaaataaaacgaaaatgctacactacctgttaaactttaacaacccaaaccaaacaccccctagttACTTTAAAATTCCAAATGTTAAAGGATGGAGATAATGCATACTGCCTTCACCTCAGAAATGATGTAACCTATGGTTGGTCTTAAACACACTATCTTAGATTCAACTAATCTACAGAAAATACAATTGGTATTTATGGATCCAATAGATATATAGTGAAAACATTATACATGGCGAATCTACTGTTATTTAGTTAGTATGATGAATGGATGGAGTATATATTAGTATCATTATAACTTTATACTCAATCCATTTCAAGCTGTAAGATATCTttgttttctagatacattgtttTATTAGGTATTTAGATATAGTGCACACCTAAGTGCATATCAAAATCTATATATATTTGGAAAAGACAAAACTTCTTATATTTTAAAATAGATAGAGTATAATTTAATTAAACTTAAAATAGTTTGACTTAGCAATATGCTAGAATTATACCATTTCTAGAATGAAGGAGTCTAATTTAAGGTGGGGTCAGCTTCACATAGTATaaatcttgtttagttctcacccaaaaacttttcaccccgTCCGATCGAACATTTGGAcatatgtatggaacattaaatataaattgaaaaataactaattgcatattaAATGCATCTTGCGAGATAAatatagtccatgattggatactaATTAATGTGCAACAATACCGAAAAACTTTTCTTTTTGCGAACTAACCAATAGAAAAAAAGGTCGGTTTTGTCTTCTTGATGAAAATTCTTGAGGAGAATCTCTAGAGAACAATTCCATCAAAGTGAATCCTTAGCGCGAAAGAACCTGCTGACAATATTTATCTTCACCGACCAAGAACCAGGATACCACACATTTCACACTAAATTTCATTTGCAGCAGCAGGGGGGAAAAAACAGAAAAATAAGAGGCAAGTGCAAAACGCGGCGGCAAGAAGCAAGCACAGCAGCGGCGACCTGGCACGCCGTTCGCCACCGCCCTTAATTTGGCAAATCATAACGTAATTGTCAAACGGGGTCTGCCCTTTTTCTGTGGCTGCAATCAAATCCCCTGGTCGGAGGCCATGAGTGCCTTTTAGCGGAGGAAACCACCCGTCGCTGCGTTGTTTGGTGGCTTCGATCACTGCACCGCCCACAGCTTCGTCCCCGTCGTCGCCGTCCGcccccaccaccgccaccacccaCCGGAAGAAAAGAGAGGTTAAGAaaaaacacagaaaaggagaaaaTTTGACGAGGAGCGCGGCATCGTCGCCGCGGTTTGAGAGGGCGAGGTGCCGCCAGCGCCTTCCGCCGGTAGGACTCGCGCGCACCCGTGCCCCGCGCGTAGCCGCCGGAGCTCGCCGGCGTTGGCGGCCGCCGCAGTGGGCGGATCACGCCGGTGTGGCCGGCTCGGGGTCGAGTTCTTCCCGTTTCCCCTGGTAAGGAACCCTTGCTTTGATTCGATGTGGTGTTCTGTTCTTTGGGATCTGTCTTTCCCCCAAGGGATTAAATCAAAATTCCACCTTTTAACCCCCGTACTCATTTGCTGCGTACCCGGTGGTACCCTAGCAATGGGAAGTGCTCACACATTTTATGGTTCCATTAGGTCCTTATTCGTCATTGCGCAACTTGATCAATCCATCTCGCATGTAAATGGGGAAATTTTATAGCTCAATCCAATCTGTCATTTTGCTGCAGGGACCAGGGGAGGGTATACAATGTGTGCTCTTGATGATTTGTCACAGCGATCCCCTTCTCTTGGTTATTAGCGAAAGCCGACGTTGCAGGGGACTACATCACAAGCAGCAACTCGCTGGTTGTCTCTCAGGAGACGAATCATTCAGAACTGGGACAGTTACAATTTGATAAAATTGTCATTACAGAGTCAAGGGAATGCGCATTGTCCGTGTCTCGCCTTCAAGCCTTTGCTCCTGCTCAGGGAAAAGCCTTTTGCACAGCAATCCTTCCTttttgttctgtgatgaatgaatAACCAGGTTGTCTATTAAGAATTTAAGATCTGACCAAAGTTCTAGTTCTGAGTAGGTTTGACTCTGAGAACCTTTCGGATGTCTCaactacagttttgccactgaaagGTGCTGCTATGGATCCTACAAATTTGTTGCATCTGAGGACTGTCCCATCTGAGAATGGACTCAAACCGGTTGAAAATTCAAGCGACAATCTACAGGATATGGCTTGTGAGAGCCCCCTTGCTGGAAAAATCAAGTTCATGTGCAGCTTTGGTGGGAAAATCTTGCCTAGGCCAAGTGATGGGAAGCTCAGGTATGTCGGTGGGGAGACACGTCTCATCTCGATAACTAGGAACTTCTCGTGGAATGAACTAGTGCAGAAAACTCTCACAATCTACAGTCAGCCTCATATCATCAAGTATCAACTTCCTGATGAGGATCTGGACGCACTCATTTCTCTTTCGTGTGATGAGGATTTCCAGAATATGATGGAAGAATACTGCAGTCTTGAAAAGGCCAATGGCTCCATTAGACTAAGGATATTTCTTGTCTCCCTCAATGAATGTGAAGATTTGCCATTGGACACAAAGAGCTTGGAGAGTGAACCAGAGTATCATTTTGTTGTTGCTGTGAACAATCTTGCACATTTGAGCCGGAGCATTAGTGGCAACAATTTAATGAGCCAATCGAACCATCAATTGGATCCTTCTCCAAACCCCTTTAGAGACTCACCTGTCTGCCAAATCAATACAGAAGTTGGAGCCAAAGATTCTATTGGAGCAACTCCTAATGATCCTTCCTCTCAGTTTTTCCTTGCTCCATACACACAACAATTGGTGGCCGAGTCGTCAACAACTTCATCCCCAAGTTTAGGTCAGCAGAGGACCATGAAACAGTCTAGGATGCAACCCCCTGCAGATGAATTGACAACAAATCAAGAACATGTGAATAGAAGTGAAATCTGCAATGGCCCAAATTTGAATACCATGCTTCCCGACCATCTAGATAAGAAGCAAAATGATACAAACAAGGGTATTGGAACTGGATCTcccatgcaacatcttcacattcAAAGGCAGGTAAAAGGTTTGGCTGGAAATGGTATTGACTTGGTTCCACGTACCAACTATGATGTTTCTACTCCAGCGGAAGCACCCTTCTATTCTGAAAAGGTCACCATGCATCCAGAAAATGCAGGATGGGCATCTGGGCTGCAGGAACACAGAGGCCAAATTCTAGGCATGCCTCATGCCTTCTCCGATCCTTTGCTAAACAATCGCAATGACTTACCTGCATCGAATTTGTCATTACCTGCTGGTTCCTACATGACCCAATCATTTTCCCAGAAAATATGTCAAACTAATGAGTTGGAGAGAGCAAtaagtaggactgggccagctTTTGAATGTGTTAAAGCCCCTGACATTGCCTGTACAGATGAATCAAATTACCTTGTTTCTAATCATTTTGACCAACAGTATAATCAAGGAATTATTGGCC from Sorghum bicolor cultivar BTx623 chromosome 8, Sorghum_bicolor_NCBIv3, whole genome shotgun sequence encodes:
- the LOC8069730 gene encoding uncharacterized protein LOC8069730 isoform X2, whose protein sequence is MDPTNLLHLRTVPSENGLKPVENSSDNLQDMACESPLAGKIKFMCSFGGKILPRPSDGKLRYVGGETRLISITRNFSWNELVQKTLTIYSQPHIIKYQLPDEDLDALISLSCDEDFQNMMEEYCSLEKANGSIRLRIFLVSLNECEDLPLDTKSLESEPEYHFVVAVNNLAHLSRSISGNNLMSQSNHQLDPSPNPFRDSPVCQINTEVGAKDSIGATPNDPSSQFFLAPYTQQLVAESSTTSSPSLGQQRTMKQSRMQPPADELTTNQEHVNRSEICNGPNLNTMLPDHLDKKQNDTNKGIGTGSPMQHLHIQRQVKGLAGNGIDLVPRTNYDVSTPAEAPFYSEKVTMHPENAGWASGLQEHRGQILGMPHAFSDPLLNNRNDLPASNLSLPAGSYMTQSFSQKICQTNELERAISRTGPAFECVKAPDIACTDESNYLVSNHFDQQYNQGIIGPASSQPPVYYQDESLSTNVTQKCHGGDPVVQRQDNFFHQDKSAGPNVAPWGNFVDTGLIYNAHGAKLSSDELDALESSVPKPMHATDHSLSYLLNVSQGDNSESGSHVEKLNSGPVTKDYGTTGYVHGTDKVAPEPHILLPIKSSEAFVTQRSMGNGEPGVYQNDNLRKSSVHSPGLATSLHTGLIDTDLNMNLHGNGGLSLSSLHIPVVDGVSRREDPLRDWGNISCSKGIIGFDHTTTNNEHIKLAHRLHDNVQMNVPVIVEDVTDNVPSGIPSSRPVVPQVVMAAEEQQEVILSSQKDDDTRSDGPELANEDHDDGVADGSISDAVVAELEASMHGLQIIKNGDLEELRELGSGTFGTVYYGKWRGTDVAIKRIKKSCFAGRSSEQEKLTNDFWREAKILSKLHHPNVVAFYGVVPDGTGGTLATVTEFMVNGSLRNVLLRKDRSV
- the LOC8069729 gene encoding wall-associated receptor kinase 2; the protein is MLLHRLGVHQLWISIVVVATLSVVAIGALPPPRPSSSCQRKCGGVDIPYPFGIGPDDSPDHCSLPGFNLSCKDDGHGVLRPFYIDVEIQNILLQQGQARMRMDMSTYCYNTSAKEMEGHTWILNLAGTPYRFSDTGNMFTVVGCRTLAYIGDEDNVGRYMSGCVSMCRQAADVSSLSNGSCSGIGCCTTAIPKDLQYYKVWFDPGFNTSEIYNTSRCSYAALIEESSFTFSTSYATSAAFFDAYGGQPPLLVDWAIGNETCKVAKQKPGGLYACVDDRSECFDSANGPGYICNCSKGFQGNPYLVDGCKDVDECNDDPAKYPCSVNGICKNTPGGYECICPPHYPKGNAYNGTCEKDQTIPPKVTIPIGIFALVLVGLLLFLGKEWIKHKRRIVRQEYLSKMNECFQQNGGQLLMDMMKVESNISFQLYGREAIELATNNFHNSSIIGEGGQGTVYIGQNLDEKNNPVAIKICKGYDESRRMEFGKELLILSRVKHGNIVQLLGCSLQFEAPVLVYEYVPNQTLHYLIHSQDDASIRTLEIRLKIANEIASALAYLHSLNHPVFHGDVKSVNILLSDDLSAKVSDFGCSMIRSGNETAQVVKGTMGYLDPEYLMNFELTDKSDVYSFGVVLLELLTRRTALSKTKESLVSIFKEAVKEDKLWDDLIDREIANQENMDVVLQVAAVASQCLVITGEHRPTMSQIAEELHQLAGPIPHNSRAFHGVISTHMLRGRSSNNTSNYNTSEETTDYYNLQKKASMSIEFAR